TTCTGGTTGAAGAACGTAAGGAATTGATTTATGAACTGGACCTTCACAAGCTGCAAGCGTTGCTGCAGCTGTACTGAACCCAACATATTTTAAGAAATCACGACGAGTAGTTGATGACGAAGATAATGAGTCTTTGTCTGATAAAAATTCATCAGTTGGAATTTCTTCCACAAATTCATTATTTCTAAGCGCCTCAACAATAGAACTATTTTCGTTTAGTTCCTCAACACTTTTCCAGTATTTTTTGTTAGATGACATCGTATATATAGTATTAAGCTTCTAAATTAATTTTAATAGTGACATTTTCCACATTCTAAACCTCCCATTTGTGCTGCAGTTAATTTTTCTACACCATATTTTTTAGAAAGTTCTTCGTGAATTTTTGTGTAATATGCATTTCCTTCCATTTTCACGTCAGTTTCACGGTGACAATTGATACACCAACCCATTGTTAGAGGTGCAAACTGTTTTTGAATTTCGTACGTTTCTACTGGACCGTGACATTTTTGACATTCAATACCTGCCACAGTAACGTGTTGAGAGTGATTGAAGTATGCAAAATCTGGAAGATTGTGAATTCTAACCCATTTTACTGGACTAGTTTTTCCTGTATATTTTTGAGCTGCTTTATCCCAACCTACAGCATCGTAAAGTTTTTGTATTTGTGCATCATAAAATGCTTTTGAATACTCAGGAGTAGCAGTTGTATCAGCAACTTCAGAAATGTTTTTGTGACAGTTCATACAAACATTTAACGAAGGGATTCCAGCATTTTTACTAACTCTTGCTGCAGAGTGACAGTATTTACAATCAATACCGTTGCTTCCTGCATGTATTCTGTGAGAATAATGAATTGGTTGTACTGGAGCATAATCTTGGTCGACACCAACTTGCATCATCCATCCATAAACAAAATAACCACTTGAAAGCAACAAGAAGATTGAAGAAACTAATACTAAAAACTGATTTTTAGCGAATGCTTTCCAAATTGGCATTGAAGCTTCTTTTTGAGCTACTTCTATTCCATTTGCTTTAGCTACTTTAGATAACACATTATTAACAAAGAATAACATAATTACCAACATAAACATCACTAAAGCTAATGCTCCAAGGATTACATTGTTTGAAATTCCACTATCATTGTTTCCTCCTGTTGGCAATGTTCCAGCTGTAGCAGTAGTTGGTTCTGGTTTTGGCTCAGATGTATAGGCAATAATATTATCAATATCAGTAGTCGATAATTGAGGAAAAGCAGTCATAACAGACTTATTATTTTCTTCAAACAACTTTACCGCAACTGGATCACCAGCTTTGATCATTGCAGAACTATTTGCAACCCATTTGTAAATCCATTCCATTTTGTGCTTGTTCGCAACACCTCTTAATGCTGGACCAGTTGATTTTGCATCTAACTTGTGACAAGCTGCACAATTTGAATTAAACAAAGCTTTCCCTGCCGCTACATCGCCACCAGCTGAAACTGGAGCTGCTGCATCTGCTGCTGGTTCGGTTTGTGAAAATGAGTTTAAGGAGAATGTTAGCATTAGCGCTAAACAAAAGAGTATATTCCTTGAAATCGAATGATGGTTACCCACTTTTTTCATATTTTATTAATGATTATCGACTAATTTGGCACGATTTTTTATGTTTAAAATTACCTGAAAAACCGATGCTTTATTAAAAACTTGCACAAAAATACGACTTATGGTCTATTCTCAAAACCTTAAATATATCTTAAATATCAATTTATATTAATTCTAAATAATATTTTTTGTTTTGTGTAATTTATTTAGTTTTACATTTGTATTAAAATCAAATCATTATGAAATTTTCAAAGCTTATCAAACCCTTTTTTTTATTGATATTTTTTAGTCAAATTAGTTTAAATTCCTACTGTCAAGAAGGAATTGTTAATGTTTCTCAAGACTCTAAATTTGAGCAATTGTTAAATGAAAAAAGAAAAATAAACAGTTCAATAACAATAACTGATCGTTATAAAATTCAAATTTTCAATGGTGACAGTGAAAATTCAAAAAAGCAATTAATGTCTTTCAAAAAAGATTTTAGCAATATTGATTGTACTATTGTTTTTAGTACACCTTTATATAAAGTTTGGGTTGGAAATTTTAAAAGTAGAATTGAAGCAGAAAGAAATTTGTTAGAGATAAAAAAGAAATTTCCGAAAGCGTTTTTAGTCAAACCAAATAAATAATATCAAAAAAAATCCCGAGTAATACTCGGGATTTTTTTATTTCAATTTTTTCTTCACTTCTACTTCTTGATAAGCTTCGATAATATCTAATTGTTCTATGTTATTGTAGTTTTTAATCTGCATACCACAATCGTATCCTTTTGAAACTTCTTTAACATCATCTTTAAAACGTTTTAGTGTCGCTAATTCACCTGTGTGAATTACAACGCCGTCACGAATAATTCTGATTTTAGAATTTCTAAATATTTTACCATCAGTAACCATACATCCGGCAATAGTTCCAACTTTAGAAACTTTGAAAATTTCTCTGATTTCAGCAGTTCCTGTGATTTCTTCTTTCAATTCTGGAGAAAGCATTCCTTCCATTGCATCTTTTAAGTCGTCAATTGCATCATAAATAATAGAATAATTACGGATATCAATTTCTTCTTTTTCTGCAATTTGTTTTGCATTTCCAGCAGGACGAACATTAAATCCAATGATAATTGCATCAGATGCCGAAGCAAGCATTACATCAGATTCAGTAATTGCTCCAACTCCTTTGTGAATTATCTTAATCTCAATTTCTTCAGTAGATAATTTTGAGAATGAATCTGCTAATGCTTCTACTGAACCATCAACATCTCCTTTAATGATGATATTTAATTCTTTGAATTGTCCTAAAGCAATTCTTCGTCCAAGTTCAGCAAGTGTTGTATGTTTGGTAGTTCTTGCTGATTGTTCACGCATTAATTGAGTACGCTTTGCTGCGATTTGTTTTGCTTCTTTTTCATCCTCAAAAACAGAAAACTTATCGCCAGCAGTTGCAGCACCATCTAAACCTAGTACAGATACAGGAGTTGAAGGACCAGCTACTTCGATAACATTTCCTCTTTCGTCATGCATCGCTTTAATCTTACCATGGTGTTTTCCAGCCAAAACATAATCTCCAATTTTTAAAGTTCCGGCTTGTACTAATATTGTAGTTACATAACCTCTACCTTTATCTAATTGAGCTTCTACAACAGTACCAATTGCAGGTTTATTTGGATTTGCTTTTAAGTCTAAAATTTCAGCTTCAAGCAAAACTTTTTCTAATAAATCTTTTACTCCAGTTCCAACTTTTGCAGAAATATCATGTGATTGATATTTTCCTCCCCAATCTTCTACCAACAAATTCATTCCCGCTAACTGTTCCTTAATCTTTTCAGGATTAGCAGCTGGTTTATCAATTTTATTAATAGCAAAAATCATTGGAACATTTGCTGCTTGTGCGTGACTAATTGCTTCTTTAGTTTGAGGCATTATGTCATCATCGGCAGCAGCAACAATAATTGCAATATCGGTAACTTGTGCACCACGAGCACGCATTGCGGTAAACGCTTCGTGACCTGGTGTATCTAAGAATGTAATTTTTTGTCCGTTATCTAACGTTACCGCATAAGCACCAATGTGTTGTGTAATTCCACCTGATTCACCTGCAATAACATTTTCTTTACGAATATAATCTAGAAGTGAAGTTTTACCGTGGTCAACATGTCCCATAACAGTAACAATTGGAGCACGAGTTACTAAATCTTCTGGTTTATCTTCAACTTGAACTATTGACTCTTCAATGTCAGTTGTTATAAATTCAACTTCATAACCAAACTCATCTGCAACAATAGAAAGTGTTTCTGCATCAAGACGTTGATTCATGGTAACCATGATTCCTAAAGTCATACAAGTTCCGATAACTTTGGTAATTGGCACATCCATCATGGTTGCAATTTCACCAACAGTAACAAATTCGGTTACTTTTAATATTTTGCTTCCTTCTTCTTGAGCTTGTAATTCATCTTCCGTTCTTTGGCGGTGAGTATCACGTTTGTCTCTTCTATATTTTGCAGCTTTAGATTTGTTTCCTTTTCCTTGAAGACGTTCTAAAGTTTCTTTAATTTGATTTTTAACTTCTTCCTCGGTTGGTTCAACTTTTTGAACAATTGCTGGACGATTTCCTTTTTGGAAACCTGGTTTTCCGCTAAATTTAGCATTGGTATTTCCTGGAGTTATTGCTCTACCTTCGCCAGGTTTTTGAGGAATTCTTTTTCTTTTATTTTTGTTAGCAGAGTTAGAATTTGCTGCATTAACATTCGGTTTTACACCTTCTTTCTTAACTTCCTCTTTTTTCTTCTTAGGCTTATTGAATTGTGATAAATCAATAACTTGTCCTGTAAGTGTTGCTCCAGAAAGTTTTTGATATTTTGTTTCAATTGCTTCTTCGGCTGGAGCTTCTGTAGTTTCTTGCGGCTTAGTTGCTTTAACTTCCTCTTTTTTAGGTTCTTCAGCCACTTTTTCAACATTAACAACCTCTTCAGCTAATTTACTTTCTTCTTTTTTATCAGGAGAAATTTTAGGAGAAGTAGAAGCTGGTGCTTTTGGCTCTAGGTCAATTTTTCCAACTTGTTTTGGACCAGTAACTACTGCTTTAGCTTTAATCAGTTCCTGACGTTGACGTTCTTCCTCAAGCTTTCTTTTGTCTTCTATTTCTTTTTCTCTTTCAAGACGAATTGCTTCTTTTTCTTTGCGAATCTCTTCGCTGATTCCCATAGAAGCTTCTTTCTTCCCTTTGTCACCAGCAAATTCTCCACAAAGAATGTTGTATACATCATCAGAAATTTTTGTGTTTGGACTAGCTTCAATAGCAACTCCTTTATCTTTAAGATAATCCACAGCTCTTTCTAACGAAATATTCAATTCCCTTAAAACTTTATTAATCCTAATATTTCCTTCAGACATAAATACTTATTAATGTTATCTGTTTTCTTTTTCTGAAAGCTTAGTCTTCAAACTCTTCTTTCAATATTTTTATTACTTCTAAAATTGTCTCTTCTTCTAAATCAGTTCTTCTAACTAAATCATCCACATTTTGACTCAAGATACTCTTAGCCGTATCTAAACCAATTTTTGCAAACTCATCAATTATCCAACCATCAATTTCATCAATGAATTCTGTTAATTCAACATCATCATTTTCCATTTCGCTTCCTTCACGTATTACATCAAGCTCATAACCTGTCAATTGACCTGCTAATCTAATATTATGACCACCGCGACCAATAGCTTTTGAAACTTCATCTAATTTTAAGAACACTTCTGCTCTTTTTGTTTCTTCATTTATCTTTACAGAAGATACTTTTGCTGGACTTAAAGCTCTAGTAATATATAATTGTATGTTAGTAGTATAATTAATAACATCAATGTTTTCATTCCCTAATTCACGAACAATTCCATGAATACGTGAACCTTTCATTCCAACACAAGCTCCAACTGGGTCAATTCTATCATCATATGAGTCAACCGCTACTTTTGCTTTTTCGCCAGGAATTCTAACTACATTCTTTATATTAATCAAACCGTCAAATACCTCTGGAATTTCTTGTTCAAATAATTTTTCCAAAAATTTATCTGCCGTTCTAGACATAATGATTTGAGGTTTATTGCCTTTAAGCTCAACGCTTTCAATAATTCCTCTTACATTATCTCCTTTTCTAAAGAAATCTGAAGGTATTTGTTTTTCTTTTGGTAAAACTATCTCATTTCCTTCATCATCAACTAAAATAACAACTCTAGGACGAACATGATGAACTTCTGCAGTATAAATTTCGCCTATTAAATCTTTAAATTGTTTGTAAAGATTTGTGCTATCATGCTCATGAATTTTAGAAATTAAATTTTGACGTAAAGCCAAAATAGCTCTTCTTCCTAAATCAATAAGTTTTACTTCTTCTGAAACTTCCTCACCTATTTCAAAATCTGGTTCAATTTTTCTTGCTTCTGTTAATGTGATTTCTTCATTTTCTAAATCTAAATCATCATCAGCAACAACAATTCTTCTTCTCCAAATTTCCATATCTCCTTTATCAGGATTTATGATAATATCAAAATTATCGTCTGAACCGTATTTCTTTTTTAAAGCGTTTCTAAAAACATCTTCTAAAATCGCCATCAGCGTCACTCTATCAATCAGTTTATCGTCTTTAAACTCTGAAAACGAATCGATTAATGCAATATTCTCCATGCCTAATTCTTAATTAAAATATTATTGTAACAATTGCTTCTTTTATTTCTGAATATGGAACTTCTCTGTTGTGTTGAACAGTTTCTTTTCCTTTTCCTATTTTTTTCGGTTCTCTTGATGACCAAGATAACGTAATAAATTCATCGTTAACCGCTTCTAATTTGGCTTCAATAGTTTCACTAATTGTTTTAACTTTTAAAGTTCTTCCAATATTTTTTTTATATTGTCTAACACTTTTCAAAGGAGAAGAAACTCCAGCCGAGGCTACTTCTAACGAGAAATCTTGTTCTTCTCTATCCAAATTGTTCTCTATAAAACGACTAACATCAATACAGTCTTGGAGATTAACTCCATTATCACCATCTAAAGATACGGAAATTTTAAATGCTTCAGAAATTTGCAAATCCACCAAAAACAATGAAGGATTTGCTTCTAAAGCTTTTCCAATTTGTTCGCTAACTTTTTCTTTAAATGTCATCATTTTTATAAAAAGAGGGAAGCTATGGCTTCCCTCATCATTTAAAATCAAAATTGTAAATAACGCCGCAAATATAGTTATTTTTTTATAAACCAAAAAACATTGTTGAATCAAAAAATATTATTACCTTTAATGTATAAAATATACAAACCTTAATTTTAATTTTTATGAAAAAAATATTAGTCCCAACTGATTTTTCTGATTATGCTCATTACGCATTAAAAGTAGCCGCCGAAATCGCAAAAAAAAACAACGGAGAAGTTATCCTTTTACATATGTTGGAACTGCCACATCAAGCTGGCGATGCAATAGGAAGTGGTCACGACCTTCCAGAGATAATGTTATTTAAGAACACTGCCATAAGCCGATTAGAAGATTTAATGGATGATCCTTGCTTGGATGGAGTTAAAGTTTCAGAAGTTATACAATTTGAATTAGCATTTGATGGCATTATGAACATCAGTAAAAAAAACAATGTTGATTTAGTTGTTATGGGTTCACACGGAGCAAGTGGTTTCAAAGAAATGTTTATTGGTTCAAATGCTGAAAAAGTAGTTCGAAATTCTGAAATTCCAGTTTTAATAATCAAAAAAGAACAAGAAAACTTCAATATAGACAAGTTTGTATTTGCTTCTGATTTTTCTGAAGAAATTAAAAAACCTTTCGAAAAAGTAGTTGAATTTGCAAATGAATTTGACGCTGAATTAAATTTAGTGATGATAAATACGCCTAGTAGCTTTAAACCAACTCATGTCGCAAAAGACATAATGTCTAATTTTATTTCAAATTTCAACATAAGAAAATATTCTACTCACATTTATAATGACACTAACGTAGAAAATGGTGTTCTAAATTTTGCAAATTACATTGATGCAGACTTGATTGGAATGAGCACGCATGGAAGAAAAGGATTAGCACATTTTTTCAATGGAAGCATCAGTGAAGATTTAGTAAATCATGCTGTTAAACCGGTTGTAACTTTTAAAATATAAATTACTATCTTAGTTAAAACAAAAAAATCCTGCTCAATGCAGGATTTTTTGTTGGTCTACTAGGACTCGAACCTAGAAAGACTGCACCAAAAACAGTTGTGTTACCATTACACCATAGACCAATTTTGCTCAATGCGAGTGCAAATTTATAACAAATTTTATTTTACACAAGCAAAAATACTAAAAATTCAACTTATTTAAAAATGATGTTGATTACTAAGACACAACAATCTGTTTATTAATTCATTGTAATAATGTAGAAAAAATTGTTAATCCTTGAAGATTTAACGTAAAAAATAGTTTCTTTGTACCACTTTTAAAAGCAATTCACACATAATTGAACTATGCAAAACTTTAATTTCAATAAATGGAATACCATTTTAGGATGGACAGCGTTTACAATTGCACTTACAACTTACACTTTAACAGTAGAACCTACAATGAGTTTTTGGGATTGTGGAGAATACATTTCTACATCTGCAAAATTAGAAGTTGGTCATCCGCCAGGTGCGCCATTATTTCAAATTTTAGGTGCTTTCTTCGCAATGTTTGCAACGAGCAAAGAAACAATTGCTTTAATGGTTAACATGCTTTCTGTATTTTCAAGTGCATTTACTATTCTTTTCATGTTTTGGTCTTCATCAATTATTTTAAGAAAAATAGTTAAACAATTTGCAGAACTTGATAAATCAAAATCTATAGTTATACTTGGAAGTTCTTTTGTTGGTGCTTTAGCTTTTACATTCTCGGATAGTTTTTGGAATAGCGCTATTGAAGCAGAAGTTTATGCAATGGCTTCTTTATTCATAGCATTACTTTTTTGGCTGGGTTTACGATGGGAAGAAGACATGAATACTCCGAGAGGAAACAGATGGTTGTTACTGATTTCTTTACTAATTGGACTTTCATTCGGAGTTCACTTCATGGCTTTATTAACTATTCCATCAATTGGATTTTTATATTTCTTCAAAAATTACAAAAAAGTAACAGTAAAAAATTTTATAATTGCCAATATAGTTATAGTAGCCATTTTGCTTTTCATCTTTAAATTACTTTTACCTTATACACTAGCTTTCTTTGGTAAAATGGAAATTTTTATGGTAAATAGCTTTGGACTACCATTTAATTCAGGAACCATTTTTGCAGCATTGTTGATTCTTGGTTTTTTCTATTTTGGATTAAAATACACTCGAAAAAAAGGGCATCCTTTTTACAACACAATTATACTTTGCGTTTTATTTGTTTTACTTGGTTTTTCAACTTGGATGATGTTACCAATTCGTGCAAATGCTGATACACCGATAAACGAAAACAAGCCATCGGATGCTGCTGAAGTTTTAGCATACTATAATCGTGAACAATACGGAGTAAATCCATTATTTTATGGACCACAATATACCGATACTTTTGCAGGCTTAGACCCAGATGAACCTTATTTAGACAAAGCTCCTAACTACGAAAGAGATTATAAAACTGGCAAATATGTAATTGTTAACAATTATAAAAACGCCGAACAAAACACGAATAATCAACATAAAGCATTTTTACCAAGACTTTGGAGTACAGATCATATTGAAAACTATATGATTTTCACAAATCCGCCAAAATTTGAACTAAATTATGATTATCCTTTTGAAGAAGATTTAGCTCAATATGGAGTTGATATTGATAGTTTAAGCGAAGATCAAGTTGCACAAGCTGTTGGTCAATTAAAAGAAGAAATGCAAAGTAGCATTAGAGAATTCAAAAATGCATATGCTCAAAAAAAGGTTGATAACGAAGATTTGGTTAGTTTCCTTAAAAAATATGGTGATTATTTAATTGTTGAGAAACCTTCAACTTTTGACAATCTATGGTTTATGTTCGAGTACCAGTTTGGATACATGTATGGAAGATATTTACTTTGGAATTTTGTTGGAAGACAAAACGATATTCAAGGAAAATATGATAACCTAGATGGAAATTGGATGAGCGGAATTAAATTCGTTGATGAATTACATCTTGGAAAAGGAATTGACACTAATTTAACCGACGACATTAAAAACAATAAAGGTCGAAATCTTTATTATTTCCTTCCGTTCATTTTAGGAATAATTGGCTTATTGCATCATGCCAATAAAGATTTGAAAAGCTTTTATGTATTGCTTGCCTTATTTTTATTTACAGGATTGGCTCTAAAAATCTATTTAAATGAAAGACCATTTGAACCACGCGAAAGAGATTATGCGCTAGTAGGTTCTTTTTATGTCTTTGCCATATGGATTGGATTTGGTGTTTATGCAATTTATGAAAAAGCATCAAACTACGTTAAATCAAATCTAATTGGACCTGTAATTATTGGAGTTTGTCTACTTGCAGCACCAATTTTAATGGCTTCTCAAAACTGGGATGATCATGATAGAAGCGAAAAATATACTGCAGTTGCAATGGCGAAAAATTATCTTGAATCATGCGATCCAAATGCTATATTATTTACAATTGGCGATAATGATACATTCCCATTATGGTATGCCCAAGAAATTGAAAATGTAAGACCAGACGTTAAAATCGTCAATACAAGTCTGTTTATGACCGATTGGTACATCGACCAAATGAAACGCAAAACTTATACTGCAGAAGGTTTGCCTATTTCATTTACCCATCAAGAATATGTTGGTGACAACTTAGATTATGCGGTTAGAATTATCAAAACTGATGCACGTTGGGAATTAAAAGATTTAATGACTTTTATCAAACATCCTGAATCTACAATCGATTTACCAAATGGTCAAAATGTACATTTTTATCCAACTAATAAGTTCAGAATAACTATTAATAAAGATGACATTATTAAAAATAAAGTAGTTAACGAGAAATATTATGATTCCATTGTTCCATACATTGATATTGATATAAAAGATAGAGCTTTGTATAAAAACAGAATCATGATGTTGGATTTAGTGGCAAACAATAATTGGAAACGTCCTATTTACTTCACAGGTGGAAGCTTTGGTGATGATGATTATTTATGGATGAAGGATTATTTGCAACTTGACGGAATGCTTTACAAACTTGTTCCAATAAAAACAAAAGTCGACAAAGAATACCCAATTGATATGGGACAAATTGATAGCGATAAAATGTATGATTTGGTTTCAAAATGGCAATGGGGTAATGGTGACAAAACAACAATCTATCATGATCCTGAAACAAGGAAAAACAGTATTTCGTATCGAACCAACATGTCTCGCTTGATGGATCAATTGATAAAAGAAGGTAAAAATGATAAAGCCAAAAAAGTAATTGAAGAAGCTATAACTAAAATGCCAATTGATTATTATGGATATTACACAATGGTAGAACCTTTTGCTGCTGGTTATTACAAAATTGGTGAAAAAGAAAAAGCCAGAGAATTACTTGAAAAACTGATGACAAAATACAAACAAAGCTTAACTTATTTCTCAGGTATTCAGCCATCAATTCAAAATGGAATCATTTCAGATATAATTACCGATATTGAAAGATACAGAAGTTTGTTGATTACCATGAAAGAGAATGGAGATGAAGAATTTTACAATAAAAACAAACCAATATTTAATTCTTTCAATAAACGATTTACTCGTTTTGGAAGAGAAATGGAATAGATAGAATTTATTAAAATTAAAAAATGTGCAAAAATGAAATTATCGTTTTGCACATTTTTTATTGCTTATATTTACAACATGAGTGTTTGGGTTAAATCTAAAAAATGGATGAAATTAATGTTTCCAAAGTATGTTTGGAAAATAAAAACTAATGAGAAAAAAATCTATTTAACCTTTGATGACGGACCAACACCAGAAATTACAAATTGGGTTTTAAAACAATTAAAAATTTTCAACGCTAAAGCAACATTCTTTTGTATTGGAAATAACATTCAAAAATACCCAACTGTTTTTAATGGAATAATAAATGAAAAACATTCGGTTGGAAATCACACTTTCAATCATCTAAATGGATGGAAAACTGATTCTAAGAAGTATATTGAAAATACTATTCTTTGTCAATCTGAAATCAACAATCTGAACTCTGAAAATAATACTCTATTTCGTCCGCCATATGGAAAAATTAAACCTTCACAATCTCGAAAGTTGAGAAAAATGGGTTACAAAATAATTATGTGGGATATTATTTCTTTTGATTTTGATTCAACCATTTCTAAAGAAAAATGCTTAGAAAATGTTTTAAAAAACATTGAAAACGGCAGTATAGTAGTTTTTCATGACAGTCAAAAAGCATGGAAAAACCTTGAATACGTTTTACCTAAAACATTAGATTATCTAAAAGAAAAAGGATTTTCGTTTGAGAAAATTGACTAAATCTGTTCTTGAACAATAGTTATCAAAGTGTTTGCATCAAGTTCACCTGACTGACGCCAAACCATTTGACCTTCTTTGTAAATCATTAAAGTTGGAAGACCTTTTATACGAAGTGCTTCAGCTAACTCTTGATTTTTATCTACATCAATTTTAATAACTTTTGCTTTGTCACCAAGTGCTGCAGCAACATCTCTGATAACAGGATGCATAGAAACGGAAGAATCGTTCCATTCTGTATAAAAATCTATCAACACTGGTACTTGAGCGTTAATTAATTCTCCAAATTTTGACATAAAACCAAAATATTAAATTTCTTTTTTTTACAAAGAAATAAATTTATGACACAAATGTAACATTTTTAACTAATTATGCTACTTTTTTACCTTTTTTTAGTTCGATAATTGTAATTTCAGGCCAAATACCTACTCTTCCAGGATAAGCATGAAAACCAAAACCTCTATTAACATAAACATATTTTCCAAGATTTTCATATAAACCTGCCCATTGTTTATAGACATATTGAACTGGACTCCATTTTACAATTCCTGGAATTTCTATTCCAAATTGAAAACCATGTGTATGTCCCGAAAGCGTTAAATGAAAATGTTTTTCATGATTTTTAACCACATATTCCCAATGACTTGGATCGTGACTCATCAAAATCTTAAAATCTTCTTTGTTCAAATTCTCAGAAGCTTTATTTATATCGCCTTTTTCACCAAAATGTCTTCCCCAATTTTCAACACCTACCAAAGCAATTTCTTGATTATCTTTTTGAATTTTTACATTTTCATTTAATAACAATTTGAAATCAATTTGTCGATGCAA
The window above is part of the Flavobacterium sp. PMTSA4 genome. Proteins encoded here:
- a CDS encoding SPOR domain-containing protein: MKFSKLIKPFFLLIFFSQISLNSYCQEGIVNVSQDSKFEQLLNEKRKINSSITITDRYKIQIFNGDSENSKKQLMSFKKDFSNIDCTIVFSTPLYKVWVGNFKSRIEAERNLLEIKKKFPKAFLVKPNK
- the nusA gene encoding transcription termination factor NusA — protein: MENIALIDSFSEFKDDKLIDRVTLMAILEDVFRNALKKKYGSDDNFDIIINPDKGDMEIWRRRIVVADDDLDLENEEITLTEARKIEPDFEIGEEVSEEVKLIDLGRRAILALRQNLISKIHEHDSTNLYKQFKDLIGEIYTAEVHHVRPRVVILVDDEGNEIVLPKEKQIPSDFFRKGDNVRGIIESVELKGNKPQIIMSRTADKFLEKLFEQEIPEVFDGLINIKNVVRIPGEKAKVAVDSYDDRIDPVGACVGMKGSRIHGIVRELGNENIDVINYTTNIQLYITRALSPAKVSSVKINEETKRAEVFLKLDEVSKAIGRGGHNIRLAGQLTGYELDVIREGSEMENDDVELTEFIDEIDGWIIDEFAKIGLDTAKSILSQNVDDLVRRTDLEEETILEVIKILKEEFED
- a CDS encoding c-type cytochrome; the protein is MKKVGNHHSISRNILFCLALMLTFSLNSFSQTEPAADAAAPVSAGGDVAAGKALFNSNCAACHKLDAKSTGPALRGVANKHKMEWIYKWVANSSAMIKAGDPVAVKLFEENNKSVMTAFPQLSTTDIDNIIAYTSEPKPEPTTATAGTLPTGGNNDSGISNNVILGALALVMFMLVIMLFFVNNVLSKVAKANGIEVAQKEASMPIWKAFAKNQFLVLVSSIFLLLSSGYFVYGWMMQVGVDQDYAPVQPIHYSHRIHAGSNGIDCKYCHSAARVSKNAGIPSLNVCMNCHKNISEVADTTATPEYSKAFYDAQIQKLYDAVGWDKAAQKYTGKTSPVKWVRIHNLPDFAYFNHSQHVTVAGIECQKCHGPVETYEIQKQFAPLTMGWCINCHRETDVKMEGNAYYTKIHEELSKKYGVEKLTAAQMGGLECGKCHY
- the infB gene encoding translation initiation factor IF-2, encoding MSEGNIRINKVLRELNISLERAVDYLKDKGVAIEASPNTKISDDVYNILCGEFAGDKGKKEASMGISEEIRKEKEAIRLEREKEIEDKRKLEEERQRQELIKAKAVVTGPKQVGKIDLEPKAPASTSPKISPDKKEESKLAEEVVNVEKVAEEPKKEEVKATKPQETTEAPAEEAIETKYQKLSGATLTGQVIDLSQFNKPKKKKEEVKKEGVKPNVNAANSNSANKNKRKRIPQKPGEGRAITPGNTNAKFSGKPGFQKGNRPAIVQKVEPTEEEVKNQIKETLERLQGKGNKSKAAKYRRDKRDTHRQRTEDELQAQEEGSKILKVTEFVTVGEIATMMDVPITKVIGTCMTLGIMVTMNQRLDAETLSIVADEFGYEVEFITTDIEESIVQVEDKPEDLVTRAPIVTVMGHVDHGKTSLLDYIRKENVIAGESGGITQHIGAYAVTLDNGQKITFLDTPGHEAFTAMRARGAQVTDIAIIVAAADDDIMPQTKEAISHAQAANVPMIFAINKIDKPAANPEKIKEQLAGMNLLVEDWGGKYQSHDISAKVGTGVKDLLEKVLLEAEILDLKANPNKPAIGTVVEAQLDKGRGYVTTILVQAGTLKIGDYVLAGKHHGKIKAMHDERGNVIEVAGPSTPVSVLGLDGAATAGDKFSVFEDEKEAKQIAAKRTQLMREQSARTTKHTTLAELGRRIALGQFKELNIIIKGDVDGSVEALADSFSKLSTEEIEIKIIHKGVGAITESDVMLASASDAIIIGFNVRPAGNAKQIAEKEEIDIRNYSIIYDAIDDLKDAMEGMLSPELKEEITGTAEIREIFKVSKVGTIAGCMVTDGKIFRNSKIRIIRDGVVIHTGELATLKRFKDDVKEVSKGYDCGMQIKNYNNIEQLDIIEAYQEVEVKKKLK
- the rimP gene encoding ribosome assembly cofactor RimP gives rise to the protein MTFKEKVSEQIGKALEANPSLFLVDLQISEAFKISVSLDGDNGVNLQDCIDVSRFIENNLDREEQDFSLEVASAGVSSPLKSVRQYKKNIGRTLKVKTISETIEAKLEAVNDEFITLSWSSREPKKIGKGKETVQHNREVPYSEIKEAIVTIIF
- a CDS encoding universal stress protein, coding for MKKILVPTDFSDYAHYALKVAAEIAKKNNGEVILLHMLELPHQAGDAIGSGHDLPEIMLFKNTAISRLEDLMDDPCLDGVKVSEVIQFELAFDGIMNISKKNNVDLVVMGSHGASGFKEMFIGSNAEKVVRNSEIPVLIIKKEQENFNIDKFVFASDFSEEIKKPFEKVVEFANEFDAELNLVMINTPSSFKPTHVAKDIMSNFISNFNIRKYSTHIYNDTNVENGVLNFANYIDADLIGMSTHGRKGLAHFFNGSISEDLVNHAVKPVVTFKI